Proteins found in one Fodinicurvata sp. EGI_FJ10296 genomic segment:
- the ybgF gene encoding tol-pal system protein YbgF, producing the protein MIVRMSPAAPPRTARIAGRGRGRLAAGAGVAMVMALLTASPSAMADQRIDLATPTLSGSEIDSGVHGYGLHLAQAPRSLIDGFGSRGSSVQPIQSLSSDYAASVETRIQALEREISELTGQVEELRFRNEQLAARLDRVLNDVEFRLSELESTGSGAAGQNAQQSNGTVDQSVASGAGTGAEPASGNGDTGGERSVSGDGEMTDTIRTLGTIPLTGGRPAPPEESAGSGNRSGGTSAPQSNAADSGFDAGDAMAELPLPQGESGEASADYDEAYGLLTRGRYSQAEEAFRAFIDRHSGHRLADNARYWLGETFYIRERYEDAARTFASAYQQSPEGNKAPDNLLKLGLSLASLDQREDACTALTRVSENFPDAPGAISDRARQELSRLSC; encoded by the coding sequence ATGATCGTCAGAATGTCGCCTGCAGCGCCGCCACGAACTGCCCGGATTGCCGGACGGGGGCGGGGCCGCTTGGCCGCCGGCGCGGGCGTTGCGATGGTGATGGCCTTGTTGACCGCCAGCCCGTCGGCAATGGCCGATCAACGCATCGATTTGGCGACACCGACCCTGTCGGGCAGTGAGATCGACAGCGGAGTGCATGGCTACGGCCTTCATCTTGCGCAAGCGCCCCGATCCCTTATCGATGGGTTCGGTTCTCGTGGATCTTCGGTCCAGCCGATTCAGTCGCTTTCATCGGACTATGCCGCATCCGTGGAAACGCGGATTCAGGCACTGGAGCGTGAGATCTCCGAACTGACCGGCCAGGTCGAGGAGCTGAGGTTTCGAAACGAGCAGTTGGCCGCGCGACTGGACCGTGTGCTCAACGATGTCGAATTCCGACTGTCCGAGTTGGAATCCACCGGCAGTGGGGCCGCCGGACAGAATGCTCAGCAGAGCAACGGTACCGTCGACCAGTCGGTGGCGTCGGGCGCAGGGACCGGTGCGGAGCCGGCCTCCGGAAACGGGGACACCGGGGGCGAACGTTCTGTTTCCGGCGATGGCGAGATGACCGATACGATTCGCACGTTGGGGACGATTCCGCTGACCGGGGGGCGTCCGGCGCCGCCGGAAGAATCCGCGGGCTCCGGCAATCGATCCGGGGGCACCTCGGCGCCACAGTCGAATGCCGCTGATTCCGGATTCGACGCTGGCGATGCGATGGCCGAGCTGCCATTGCCCCAGGGAGAAAGCGGGGAGGCCAGCGCGGATTACGATGAGGCGTACGGGCTGTTGACGCGCGGACGGTACAGCCAGGCCGAAGAGGCATTCCGTGCCTTCATAGACCGTCATTCCGGTCATCGGCTTGCTGATAACGCCCGCTATTGGCTTGGCGAAACCTTTTATATCCGCGAACGGTACGAGGATGCTGCCCGTACGTTCGCAAGCGCCTATCAACAATCGCCGGAGGGCAACAAGGCTCCCGACAACCTGCTGAAGCTGGGGCTGTCATTGGCGTCGCTCGATCAGCGCGAGGATGCATGCACTGCGCTTACCCGTGTTTCGGAGAATTTTCCCGACGCGCCTGGCGCCATTTCCGATCGGGCACGGCAGGAGCTTTCCCGCCTGTCGTGCTGA
- the pal gene encoding peptidoglycan-associated lipoprotein Pal, translating to MRLKFAAVMATAILVAACSSTPDQTASATGEGTFSDGDGAGTGTGIDRQVATGDVAPGSQEDLVVNVGDRVFFGFDEYQISQEAQNTLRQQAQWLNRYPNINVVIEGHSDERGTREYNLGLGDRRANAVRSFLVSQGVSDSRISTVSYGKERPAILGSNEDAWARNRRGVTVVN from the coding sequence ATGCGGTTAAAATTTGCAGCAGTCATGGCGACGGCAATTCTGGTGGCAGCCTGTTCAAGCACACCCGACCAAACAGCCTCCGCAACCGGCGAAGGGACTTTCAGCGATGGCGATGGCGCCGGTACCGGCACCGGAATCGACCGTCAGGTCGCCACCGGCGACGTCGCTCCGGGATCTCAGGAAGATCTCGTCGTCAATGTCGGAGATCGGGTCTTTTTCGGCTTCGATGAATATCAGATCAGTCAGGAGGCGCAGAATACGCTGCGCCAACAGGCCCAGTGGCTCAACCGGTATCCGAACATCAATGTGGTCATTGAGGGCCATTCCGATGAGCGCGGGACGCGGGAATACAATCTGGGGCTTGGCGATCGCCGCGCCAACGCCGTCAGGAGCTTTCTCGTCTCACAGGGCGTCTCGGACAGTCGGATAAGCACCGTCAGCTATGGTAAGGAGCGCCCGGCGATTCTCGGCAGCAACGAAGACGCCTGGGCGCGCAATCGCAGAGGCGTCACGGTCGTCAACTGA
- the tolB gene encoding Tol-Pal system beta propeller repeat protein TolB → MSALMAVAVLVMPGQPAQAQVQIDITQGVTEPLPIAITNFVGADGGDSEVGRDIASVVAANLQRSGVFRPISPGSFIQSPQDIQSGPNFSEWSIINAQALVGGRVRTESDGRYRVEFRLWDVINESQMVGLAYSTAPDNWRRVAHIISDAIYSEITGEDGYFDTQIVYVSESGPGDNRTKRLAIMDQDGENHRFLTDGSSLVLTPRFSPSAREITYLSYQNNRPRVFLFNIDSGRQESLGEFQGMTFSPRFSPDGNRVVMSQAVQGNSDIYVMDLRTRDMRRLTDAPGIDTSPSFSPDGGQLAFESDRGGSQQIYTMNADGSNSRRITYGDGRYGSPVWSPRGDLIAFTKIEGGRFHIGVIRPDGTGERILAEGYHVEGPTWAPNGRVLMYFTETPGSSGARSALRAVDISGAHSWNVPTPQDASDPAWSPLIP, encoded by the coding sequence ATGAGCGCGTTAATGGCCGTCGCTGTTCTGGTCATGCCCGGGCAACCCGCTCAGGCGCAGGTTCAGATCGATATTACTCAGGGCGTGACCGAACCGCTGCCGATCGCGATCACGAACTTCGTCGGCGCCGATGGCGGAGACTCCGAAGTCGGCCGCGATATCGCCTCTGTCGTTGCAGCCAATCTGCAGCGGTCGGGTGTTTTCAGGCCGATCAGCCCCGGTTCCTTCATTCAGTCGCCGCAGGACATTCAGTCGGGGCCGAATTTTTCGGAATGGTCGATCATCAATGCCCAGGCGCTTGTCGGCGGTCGCGTCCGGACCGAAAGCGACGGCCGGTATCGGGTGGAGTTTCGGCTCTGGGACGTCATCAACGAAAGCCAGATGGTCGGGCTGGCCTATTCAACCGCGCCTGACAACTGGCGGCGGGTGGCCCATATCATTTCCGATGCGATCTACAGCGAGATCACCGGCGAGGACGGGTACTTCGATACGCAGATCGTCTATGTCTCCGAGAGCGGCCCCGGTGACAACAGAACCAAGCGCCTTGCGATCATGGATCAGGACGGTGAAAATCACCGCTTTCTGACCGACGGCAGTTCTCTTGTCCTGACACCCAGGTTTTCGCCCTCGGCACGTGAAATAACATATCTGTCGTATCAGAATAACCGACCCCGGGTATTCCTGTTCAACATAGACAGCGGCCGGCAAGAAAGCCTGGGCGAATTCCAGGGCATGACATTCTCGCCGCGTTTTTCGCCCGATGGCAACCGCGTGGTCATGAGCCAGGCGGTGCAGGGGAATTCCGACATTTATGTAATGGACCTTCGGACCCGCGACATGCGGCGGCTGACCGATGCGCCGGGCATTGATACGTCGCCCAGCTTCTCGCCCGATGGGGGCCAATTGGCTTTCGAGAGCGACCGTGGCGGCAGCCAGCAGATCTATACGATGAATGCCGATGGTTCCAATTCGCGGCGCATAACGTATGGTGACGGCCGCTACGGAAGTCCGGTTTGGTCGCCGCGTGGCGATCTGATCGCGTTTACCAAAATCGAGGGCGGGCGGTTTCACATCGGCGTCATACGCCCCGATGGCACGGGCGAACGAATACTGGCCGAGGGCTACCATGTCGAGGGTCCGACCTGGGCGCCGAATGGCCGGGTGCTGATGTACTTCACCGAGACGCCCGGATCGTCGGGAGCGCGTTCGGCGCTGAGGGCCGTGGACATTTCCGGCGCTCACAGCTGGAACGTGCCGACGCCTCAGGATGCGTCCGATCCCGCCTGGTCGCCATTGATTCCGTGA
- the tolR gene encoding protein TolR has protein sequence MTPNSGTRYPSNGRGRRAGRAYRPMAEINVTPFVDVMLVLLIVFMVTAPLLTVGVEVDLPRTEARQLEQEAQDDPAVITVDRDGAVFFGETPVELATLGETIRGVRGENPNIRIFVRGDRTIQYGRVMEVMGALNTGGFTNVALVAELPSPAGDSASPAAGP, from the coding sequence ATGACGCCGAATAGTGGCACGCGATACCCAAGCAACGGGCGCGGCCGAAGGGCGGGGCGGGCCTATCGTCCCATGGCCGAGATCAACGTCACGCCGTTCGTCGATGTCATGCTGGTGCTGCTGATCGTTTTCATGGTCACGGCGCCGTTGTTGACGGTCGGCGTCGAGGTGGATCTGCCCCGGACCGAGGCCCGGCAGCTCGAACAGGAAGCACAGGATGATCCGGCCGTGATCACGGTGGACCGGGATGGCGCCGTTTTCTTCGGCGAAACCCCGGTGGAACTGGCGACCCTTGGCGAGACGATCCGTGGCGTGCGCGGCGAGAATCCGAATATCAGAATCTTTGTGCGCGGCGATCGGACGATCCAGTACGGGCGAGTCATGGAAGTGATGGGCGCCCTGAACACCGGAGGCTTTACCAATGTGGCGCTGGTGGCGGAACTGCCATCGCCCGCTGGTGATTCTGCTTCGCCTGCGGCCGGCCCATAG
- the tolQ gene encoding protein TolQ produces the protein MDELSTAQLAGQAAHDLSLWGLFLQADIVVKIVMLLLIVASVWCWAIIFDKARKIRRLRAAADDFEESFWSGGSLEDLYDRAGREPQEPMAAVFGAGMREWQYSTETPGDGHGHLRAGFDSRLERSMGLTLSREMGETERGMTFLASVGSTAPFIGLFGTVWGIMNSFTSIAASANTSLAVVAPGIAEALFATALGLFAAIPATAAYNKFSNDLAKYAERLENFAGEFGAILSRHINERT, from the coding sequence ATGGACGAATTGAGCACTGCGCAGCTGGCCGGCCAGGCCGCCCATGATCTGTCGCTCTGGGGGCTGTTCCTTCAGGCGGACATCGTTGTAAAGATCGTTATGCTGCTGTTGATCGTCGCGTCGGTCTGGTGCTGGGCGATCATCTTCGACAAGGCCCGCAAGATCCGCCGCCTTCGTGCCGCCGCCGACGATTTCGAGGAGTCGTTCTGGTCAGGCGGATCGCTGGAAGATCTCTATGACCGCGCAGGCCGGGAGCCGCAGGAACCGATGGCGGCAGTCTTCGGCGCCGGCATGCGCGAGTGGCAATATTCGACCGAAACGCCAGGCGACGGCCACGGCCATCTCAGGGCCGGGTTCGATTCGCGGCTGGAGCGCAGCATGGGGCTGACGCTCTCGCGCGAAATGGGTGAGACCGAGCGCGGGATGACGTTTCTGGCGTCGGTCGGGTCGACCGCGCCGTTCATCGGCCTGTTCGGCACGGTCTGGGGCATCATGAACTCGTTCACCTCGATCGCGGCGTCGGCGAATACCAGCCTCGCGGTTGTGGCGCCGGGGATCGCCGAAGCACTGTTCGCTACGGCGCTCGGCCTGTTCGCGGCTATCCCGGCCACCGCGGCCTATAACAAGTTTTCCAACGATCTCGCCAAATACGCCGAACGTCTGGAAAACTTTGCCGGCGAATTCGGGGCGATCCTGTCGCGCCACATTAACGAGCGGACATGA
- a CDS encoding YbgC/FadM family acyl-CoA thioesterase → MTDAVDDGRLSPAPAHVHRVRIYWEDTDASGIVYHANYLKFTERARTEWLRALGRWQSRVLDESGIAFVVRRAEMEFHRPARLDDLLDVETRLGRVSGATLTVNQSIIAVEDSDSGDERAESDTDRCFRPTLVTVCVQLACVDQRGRAVRLPPAFRATASA, encoded by the coding sequence ATGACCGACGCCGTGGATGACGGGCGCCTGTCGCCCGCCCCCGCACATGTCCACCGAGTCCGCATCTATTGGGAAGACACCGATGCATCGGGAATCGTCTACCACGCCAATTATCTGAAGTTCACCGAGCGGGCGCGGACCGAATGGCTGCGGGCTCTGGGCCGCTGGCAAAGCCGGGTACTGGACGAATCGGGGATCGCCTTTGTTGTGCGGCGTGCCGAGATGGAGTTCCACCGTCCGGCCCGGCTCGACGACCTGCTGGATGTCGAAACGCGGCTGGGTCGGGTGTCCGGGGCCACATTGACCGTGAACCAGAGCATCATCGCCGTCGAAGACAGCGATTCCGGCGATGAGCGGGCCGAATCCGATACCGATCGATGTTTTCGCCCGACATTAGTCACAGTCTGTGTGCAACTAGCATGTGTCGACCAGCGCGGACGGGCTGTACGATTGCCGCCAGCGTTCCGCGCGACGGCGTCGGCGTAA
- the ruvB gene encoding Holliday junction branch migration DNA helicase RuvB, whose translation MDPTHGTEFGGGEDESRLVSADFATGDRQETALRPDRLDSFIGQQQTRANLKVFIDAAVARGEALDHVLLHGPPGLGKTTLSNIVSRELGVGFRATSGPVIQKAGDLAAILTNLQPRDVLFIDEIHRLTPVVEEILYPAMEDFQLDLVIGEGPAARSVRIDLPPFTLVGATTRSGLLTTPLRERFGIPLRLEFYTAVELGLIVSRAAKLLNCDMTVDGAAEIARRSRGTPRVASRLLRRVRDFAAVEGQSRVDRAIADLSLKRLDVDENGLDAMDRRYLSIIARIYGGGPVGVDTLAAALSEERDVLEDVIEPYLLQQGLLQRTPRGRALTRSGFVYLGLDAPAAGPAPQARFDFAASDGGPATDSDKQTEP comes from the coding sequence ATTGACCCAACCCATGGTACCGAATTCGGGGGCGGCGAGGACGAAAGCCGGCTGGTGTCAGCGGACTTCGCCACCGGCGATCGGCAGGAAACGGCGCTCAGACCCGACCGGCTCGACAGCTTCATCGGACAGCAGCAGACGCGTGCCAATCTCAAGGTTTTCATCGATGCGGCCGTGGCCCGGGGCGAGGCGCTGGACCATGTACTGCTGCACGGGCCGCCGGGGCTGGGCAAGACGACGCTGTCGAACATCGTCAGCCGGGAACTGGGCGTCGGATTTCGCGCGACATCGGGACCGGTCATCCAGAAGGCCGGCGACCTGGCGGCAATCCTGACCAACCTGCAGCCGCGCGACGTGCTGTTCATCGACGAAATCCACCGTCTCACCCCGGTGGTCGAGGAAATTCTCTATCCGGCGATGGAGGATTTCCAGCTCGACCTCGTCATTGGCGAGGGGCCGGCCGCCCGCAGCGTCCGCATCGATCTGCCGCCCTTTACCCTGGTCGGCGCGACGACGCGCTCGGGCCTGCTGACCACGCCGCTGCGGGAGCGATTCGGCATTCCGCTGCGTCTGGAGTTCTATACCGCCGTTGAACTGGGACTGATCGTCAGCCGGGCAGCCAAGCTGCTGAATTGCGACATGACGGTCGACGGCGCCGCCGAGATCGCCCGCCGGTCGCGCGGAACGCCCCGCGTCGCCTCGCGGCTGCTGCGCCGCGTGCGCGATTTCGCTGCTGTCGAGGGTCAGTCCCGCGTCGACCGCGCCATAGCCGACCTGTCGCTGAAGCGTCTGGATGTGGACGAGAACGGCCTGGACGCCATGGACCGGCGCTATCTGTCGATCATCGCCCGGATCTATGGCGGCGGTCCCGTCGGCGTCGATACGCTTGCTGCCGCCCTGTCGGAAGAACGTGATGTTCTGGAAGACGTGATCGAGCCGTATCTCCTCCAGCAGGGGCTGCTCCAGCGAACGCCGCGGGGACGGGCGCTGACCCGGTCCGGATTCGTTTATCTGGGGCTGGACGCGCCAGCGGCCGGACCGGCGCCGCAGGCGCGTTTCGATTTTGCGGCCTCTGACGGCGGCCCGGCGACCGATAGCGACAAGCAAACGGAGCCATAG
- the ruvA gene encoding Holliday junction branch migration protein RuvA — protein MIAKLRGILDMAGTDSAVIDVGGVGYLVFCSGRTLSRLGEPGAPVTVIVETQVREDHIHLFGFAEARERDWFRLLTTVQGVGSRVALAILSVLAPDDVANAIMAQDKAALTRADGVGPKLAGRILSELKDKTGSIGVPGKAGAAAGIAAAAPMGDRSDAPAGATGDTLVEDAVSALVNLGYGRSDAFAAVRTAMGDLGTGTSLARLIPRALKELAR, from the coding sequence GTGATTGCCAAACTGCGCGGCATTCTCGACATGGCCGGTACGGACAGCGCCGTCATCGATGTCGGCGGCGTCGGTTACCTCGTGTTCTGCTCCGGGCGCACGCTTTCGCGGTTGGGCGAGCCGGGGGCGCCGGTGACCGTGATCGTGGAAACCCAGGTCCGCGAGGATCACATCCATCTGTTCGGATTTGCCGAGGCGCGGGAGCGGGACTGGTTCCGGTTGCTTACAACGGTTCAGGGCGTGGGAAGCCGCGTGGCGCTGGCGATCCTGAGCGTCCTGGCACCCGACGATGTCGCCAATGCCATCATGGCGCAGGACAAGGCCGCGCTGACCCGCGCCGACGGCGTCGGGCCGAAGCTCGCCGGGCGGATCCTGTCGGAATTAAAGGACAAGACTGGCTCGATCGGCGTGCCCGGCAAGGCCGGCGCCGCTGCCGGCATCGCGGCTGCGGCGCCGATGGGTGACAGATCGGATGCGCCAGCCGGCGCCACCGGCGATACGCTGGTCGAAGACGCGGTTTCGGCTCTGGTCAATCTGGGCTACGGTCGCAGTGATGCTTTTGCGGCCGTCCGGACGGCGATGGGCGACCTCGGTACCGGAACGTCGCTTGCGCGGCTGATTCCGCGGGCGCTGAAGGAGTTGGCGCGGTGA
- the ruvC gene encoding crossover junction endodeoxyribonuclease RuvC, translated as MRIIGLDPGLRTTGWGVIDVAGSRLRHVADGVVTTDAAAALSDRLNQLHDGLMTVLQQFDPAEAAIEETFVNKNPTSTLKLGMARGVVLLVPARRGLPVGEYSANHVKKSVVGAGHAQKEQVQLMVRMLLPGTTPKNADSADALAVAICHAHHSQTNRRIAGVPS; from the coding sequence ATGCGGATCATCGGGCTGGACCCCGGACTGCGGACGACAGGCTGGGGCGTGATCGACGTGGCCGGCTCCCGTCTGCGCCATGTCGCGGACGGCGTCGTCACGACCGACGCCGCCGCCGCGCTTTCGGATCGGCTCAACCAGTTGCATGACGGGCTGATGACGGTACTTCAGCAGTTCGATCCGGCTGAAGCCGCGATCGAGGAGACCTTCGTCAACAAGAACCCGACTTCCACCCTGAAACTGGGCATGGCGCGGGGCGTGGTACTGCTGGTTCCCGCCCGGCGCGGCCTGCCAGTCGGTGAATACAGCGCGAACCACGTCAAGAAATCGGTCGTCGGGGCCGGTCACGCCCAGAAGGAGCAGGTACAGCTTATGGTGCGCATGTTGCTGCCCGGCACTACGCCAAAAAACGCAGATAGTGCCGACGCGCTGGCCGTGGCGATCTGCCATGCCCATCACAGTCAGACAAATCGGCGCATCGCCGGCGTTCCCTCGTGA
- a CDS encoding YebC/PmpR family DNA-binding transcriptional regulator encodes MAGHSQFKNIMHRKGAQDAKRAKIFTKHIREIETSVRAGSPEPEKNPRLRAAIQAAKGDNMPKDNIERAIKKASGAGDGANYEEVRYEGYGPQGVAIIVEGLTDNKNRTAAEVRAAFAKHGGSLGETNSVAFTFNQVGELIFPAEGIDSDAMFEAALEAGAENVETAGDDYSVTCVAEDFSEVRDALEARFGVPKWAGLSWKPNNTIQVDEDTARTLMKLIDTLEDNDDVQRVSSNLEITEDVMAALSA; translated from the coding sequence ATGGCGGGCCATTCTCAGTTCAAGAACATCATGCATCGGAAAGGCGCGCAGGACGCAAAGCGCGCCAAGATATTCACCAAGCATATCCGCGAGATCGAAACCTCCGTTCGGGCCGGTAGCCCGGAGCCGGAGAAGAATCCGCGACTGCGGGCGGCCATTCAGGCGGCCAAGGGCGACAACATGCCCAAGGACAACATCGAGCGGGCGATCAAGAAGGCCAGCGGCGCCGGCGACGGCGCAAACTACGAGGAAGTCCGCTACGAAGGCTATGGGCCGCAGGGCGTGGCGATCATCGTCGAAGGCCTGACCGACAACAAGAACCGGACGGCCGCCGAGGTCCGCGCGGCCTTCGCCAAGCACGGCGGCAGCCTGGGCGAGACCAATTCGGTCGCCTTCACGTTCAATCAGGTCGGCGAACTGATCTTTCCGGCAGAGGGGATCGATTCCGACGCCATGTTCGAGGCGGCGCTGGAAGCGGGCGCCGAGAATGTCGAAACCGCCGGCGACGACTATAGCGTGACCTGTGTCGCGGAAGACTTCTCCGAGGTGCGCGATGCGCTGGAGGCCCGGTTCGGGGTGCCGAAATGGGCGGGGCTGAGCTGGAAGCCGAACAACACCATTCAGGTGGACGAGGACACGGCCCGGACGCTGATGAAGCTGATCGACACACTCGAAGACAACGATGACGTTCAGCGCGTCTCGTCGAACCTGGAAATTACCGAAGACGTCATGGCTGCTCTGTCGGCCTGA
- a CDS encoding zinc-binding alcohol dehydrogenase has protein sequence MPTANAFWTTGPRQGEIRETTLPAPTAADVVMRTLYSGISRGTESLVFTGGVPESQWQTMRAPLQEGTFPFPVKYGYIAVGTVESGPAVLEGKSAFCLHPHQDRFVAPAAMVHPLPDGVPPERAVLAANAETAVNILWDSGIGIGDRVAVIGAGVVGCLVAWLAARIPGVTVDLIDPDTTKAAAASALGLTLVPPGAAAAEPSRDAVIHTSANPDGLRQALSLADTEATIVEASWYGTTEPAMPLGEDFHARRLTVRSSQVGRIPAQRQPRWDFSRRMACALGLLTDPALDALITGESRFGDLPATMAKLTDRPAGTLMHRIRYDHNAT, from the coding sequence ATGCCCACTGCCAACGCCTTCTGGACCACCGGGCCCCGACAGGGGGAAATCCGTGAGACGACGCTTCCGGCACCGACGGCGGCGGATGTCGTAATGCGCACTCTTTATAGCGGCATCAGCCGCGGCACGGAAAGTCTCGTCTTTACCGGAGGGGTGCCGGAAAGCCAATGGCAGACCATGCGCGCCCCGCTGCAGGAGGGAACCTTCCCTTTTCCGGTCAAATACGGCTATATCGCCGTCGGAACGGTCGAAAGCGGGCCCGCGGTCCTGGAGGGCAAATCAGCCTTCTGCCTTCACCCCCATCAGGACAGGTTTGTCGCGCCCGCCGCCATGGTCCACCCCCTGCCCGACGGTGTACCGCCGGAGCGGGCGGTGCTGGCCGCGAATGCCGAGACGGCGGTCAACATTCTTTGGGATTCCGGCATCGGTATCGGCGATCGGGTGGCTGTGATCGGGGCCGGCGTAGTCGGCTGTCTCGTCGCCTGGCTGGCCGCGCGAATTCCCGGCGTGACGGTCGATCTGATTGACCCTGACACGACCAAAGCGGCGGCGGCCAGCGCGCTGGGGCTGACGCTCGTCCCGCCCGGCGCGGCTGCTGCTGAGCCGAGCCGCGATGCCGTCATCCATACCAGCGCCAACCCCGACGGGCTGCGCCAGGCGCTGTCCCTTGCCGATACCGAGGCCACCATCGTCGAGGCCAGCTGGTACGGCACCACCGAACCGGCCATGCCGCTGGGTGAGGATTTTCACGCCCGGCGGCTGACCGTTCGCTCAAGCCAGGTTGGCCGCATCCCGGCCCAACGGCAGCCGCGATGGGACTTCAGCCGCCGTATGGCCTGTGCGCTGGGGCTACTGACCGATCCGGCACTCGACGCCCTGATCACCGGCGAAAGCCGTTTCGGCGACCTGCCGGCGACGATGGCGAAGCTGACCGACCGACCGGCCGGAACGCTTATGCACCGCATCCGTTACGACCATAACGCGACCTGA
- a CDS encoding 6-carboxytetrahydropterin synthase, translating into MYSVGVRDHFMIAHSFRGETFGPAQNLHGATYVVDVEFRRSSLDNDNVVTDIGAATGLLKEVLADFNYKNLDDLDDFKGINTTTEFMARTIFDRLSHRVAGGALGDSGKGLRAIKVTLNESHAAWASFEGGINAGKDAHQ; encoded by the coding sequence ATGTATTCCGTAGGCGTCAGAGATCACTTCATGATCGCCCACAGCTTTCGCGGCGAGACATTCGGGCCGGCGCAAAACCTGCACGGCGCCACCTATGTTGTCGATGTGGAGTTCCGGCGCTCCTCGCTGGACAACGACAATGTGGTCACCGATATCGGGGCCGCGACCGGCCTCCTCAAGGAAGTTCTCGCCGATTTCAACTACAAGAACCTGGACGATCTCGACGACTTCAAGGGCATCAACACGACCACCGAATTCATGGCGCGAACGATCTTCGACCGCCTGTCGCACCGAGTTGCCGGCGGCGCCCTGGGCGACAGCGGCAAGGGGCTGCGGGCGATCAAGGTGACCCTGAACGAAAGTCATGCCGCCTGGGCATCCTTCGAAGGCGGCATCAATGCGGGCAAGGACGCCCACCAGTGA
- a CDS encoding glycosyltransferase family 4 protein, with amino-acid sequence MTLPENLSGHAFPVHFVHPGSLDTRTGGYIYDRRVVDGLRGRGRDVRTIRLAESFPHPAPAELAEAAQAMAEIPDGAVTIVDGLAFGAMPDIAMNEAGRLSLVALVHHPLCDETGTDPVAADALYRSERRALLAARHIVCTSPATAARLADFDVEASRISVVEPGVDQADPAPADRPDGVFRLMTVGTLIRRKGYDVLIDALARLKDLPWQLSIVGSPDRDPGTAAMIRAKLAGSGLAGRVRLAGELDTAGLEAVWAECDLFVFASHYEGYGMVIAEAVARGLPIVSTRAGAVADTAPAEASMLVPVGDAQALADAIGLVLSDDAVYRRLRAGALGAREGLRGWDEVASEMITVTDRAAAAPAPRDDVSKLGGAGR; translated from the coding sequence GTGACCCTGCCTGAGAACCTGAGCGGGCACGCCTTTCCCGTTCATTTCGTCCATCCGGGCAGCCTCGATACGCGGACCGGCGGGTATATCTACGATCGCCGCGTGGTCGATGGCCTGCGCGGGCGGGGTCGCGATGTGCGCACGATCAGACTGGCAGAGTCGTTCCCGCATCCCGCACCGGCAGAGCTGGCCGAGGCCGCGCAGGCCATGGCTGAGATCCCCGATGGCGCGGTTACCATCGTTGACGGGCTGGCATTTGGTGCCATGCCCGATATTGCCATGAACGAGGCCGGGCGCCTGTCGCTCGTGGCACTCGTTCATCATCCGCTTTGCGACGAAACCGGCACAGACCCCGTTGCTGCCGACGCGCTTTACCGCTCCGAGCGCCGTGCACTGCTTGCTGCGCGCCACATCGTCTGCACAAGCCCGGCAACCGCCGCCCGGCTCGCCGATTTCGATGTCGAGGCTTCGCGTATTTCGGTCGTTGAACCCGGTGTCGATCAAGCCGACCCCGCCCCCGCCGACCGGCCGGACGGCGTCTTCCGGCTGATGACCGTCGGCACGCTCATCCGGCGCAAAGGCTATGACGTTCTGATCGACGCCCTGGCCCGGCTCAAAGATCTGCCGTGGCAGCTTAGCATTGTCGGTTCGCCGGATCGCGACCCCGGGACGGCAGCCATGATCCGCGCGAAACTGGCCGGGTCCGGTTTGGCCGGTCGCGTCCGGCTGGCGGGAGAACTGGACACCGCCGGCCTGGAAGCCGTCTGGGCCGAATGCGACCTGTTCGTGTTCGCCTCTCACTACGAGGGGTATGGCATGGTAATCGCCGAGGCCGTGGCACGCGGCCTGCCCATCGTATCGACACGGGCAGGCGCGGTTGCCGACACTGCACCCGCCGAGGCATCAATGCTGGTTCCGGTCGGCGATGCGCAAGCGCTTGCCGACGCGATCGGACTTGTGCTGTCCGACGACGCCGTCTATCGACGTCTGCGCGCCGGCGCTCTGGGGGCCCGCGAAGGGTTGCGCGGCTGGGACGAGGTCGCATCAGAGATGATAACCGTCACTGATCGGGCCGCCGCCGCACCGGCACCTCGGGATGATGTCTCGAAGTTGGGAGGAGCAGGACGATGA